The following are encoded in a window of Solibacillus sp. FSL R7-0668 genomic DNA:
- the glmU gene encoding bifunctional UDP-N-acetylglucosamine diphosphorylase/glucosamine-1-phosphate N-acetyltransferase GlmU, with translation MSNIFAIILAAGQGTRMKSKLYKVLHPVCGKPMVEHVIDHIGSLEVERVVTVVGHGAELVKETLGDKSEYVLQAEQLGTAHAVQQAEPILGSLEGTTLVVCGDTPLIRPETMQALFAHHEANHAKATILTAVAENPTGYGRIIRDAAGQVAQIVEQKDASAEQQLVKEINTGTYCFDNKALFAALKQVKNDNAQGEYYLPDVIEILQKQGEVVAAYVTENFDETLGVNDRFALSQAEELMRARINERHMRNGVTIINPATTHISADAVIGSDSVLLPGVIIEGQTVIGEDCKIGPNSHIVNSQIGNNTTIHSSVVLDSQVGNETAVGPFAHLRPQSTLGDHVKIGNFVEVKKSKLGDDTKVSHLSYIGDAEIGSNVNIGCGSITVNYDGKNKFKTTIEDDVFVGCNSNLVAPVTLKKGSFIAAGSTITKEVPEDALAIGRARQENKLGYVSKLNSK, from the coding sequence ATGTCGAATATTTTTGCAATTATTTTGGCTGCTGGTCAAGGTACGCGCATGAAGTCCAAATTATATAAAGTGTTACATCCAGTTTGTGGGAAACCTATGGTAGAACATGTAATTGATCATATTGGCTCTCTAGAAGTTGAACGTGTCGTTACAGTTGTAGGCCATGGTGCAGAGCTTGTAAAGGAAACACTTGGAGATAAGAGTGAGTATGTTTTACAAGCGGAGCAACTTGGTACAGCGCATGCCGTTCAACAAGCTGAACCAATTTTAGGCAGCTTAGAAGGTACTACGCTTGTTGTCTGTGGCGATACACCACTAATTCGTCCTGAAACAATGCAAGCATTATTTGCACATCATGAGGCAAATCATGCGAAAGCAACAATTTTGACAGCCGTTGCAGAAAACCCAACTGGCTATGGACGCATTATTCGTGATGCGGCTGGTCAAGTGGCGCAAATTGTTGAGCAAAAGGATGCTTCAGCAGAACAACAGCTTGTAAAAGAAATTAACACAGGCACGTATTGCTTTGATAACAAAGCATTATTCGCAGCATTAAAGCAAGTAAAAAATGACAATGCACAAGGGGAATACTACTTACCAGACGTCATTGAAATTTTACAAAAGCAAGGAGAAGTTGTCGCAGCTTATGTTACGGAAAACTTCGACGAAACGCTTGGTGTAAATGATCGTTTTGCTTTATCACAGGCAGAAGAATTAATGCGTGCACGTATTAATGAGCGCCATATGCGTAATGGTGTCACAATCATCAATCCAGCAACAACTCATATTAGTGCAGATGCTGTGATTGGGAGTGACTCGGTTCTTTTACCGGGTGTCATCATCGAAGGTCAAACAGTCATCGGCGAAGATTGTAAAATCGGTCCAAATAGTCATATCGTGAATAGCCAAATTGGTAATAACACAACGATTCATAGTTCTGTGGTGTTAGATAGCCAAGTTGGTAACGAAACAGCTGTTGGTCCATTTGCTCATCTACGCCCACAATCAACATTAGGCGATCATGTAAAAATCGGTAACTTTGTTGAGGTGAAGAAGAGCAAGCTAGGTGATGATACAAAAGTATCGCACTTAAGCTACATTGGTGACGCAGAAATTGGTAGCAACGTCAATATTGGTTGCGGTTCGATTACTGTAAACTATGACGGGAAAAACAAATTTAAAACAACGATTGAAGACGATGTATTTGTTGGGTGTAATTCAAACTTAGTTGCACCGGTGACACTGAAAAAAGGGTCATTCATCGCAGCTGGATCGACAATTACAAAAGAAGTTCCAGAGGATGCATTAGCAATTGGGCGTGCACGTCAGGAAAACAAATTAGGCTATGTAAGTAAGTTAAATTCAAAATAA
- a CDS encoding ribose-phosphate diphosphokinase — protein MPYQYADSKLKIFSLNSNNPLAKEIADEMGVELGKSSVKHFSDGEIQISIEESIRGMDVFIVQSTSAPVNEHLMELLIMVDAVKRASARTVNVVMPYYGYARQDRKAKAREPITAKLVANLLETAGATRVIVLDLHAPQIQGFFDILIDHLVAVPLLAEHFGSKGFNEDELVIVSPDHGGVTRARKMAERLKAPIAIIDKRRPKPNVAEVMNIVGNVDGKVCILIDDIIDTAGTITIGAEALIKSGAKEVYACCSHPVLSGPAIERIENSSIKELVVTNTIQLSEDKLSPKIKQLSVAKLMADAISRVYENKSVSTLFD, from the coding sequence ATGCCGTATCAATACGCTGACTCAAAATTAAAAATCTTCTCATTAAACTCAAACAATCCCCTTGCCAAAGAGATTGCAGACGAAATGGGTGTAGAACTAGGGAAATCATCTGTTAAACACTTTAGTGATGGAGAAATCCAAATTAGCATTGAAGAAAGTATTCGTGGGATGGATGTATTTATTGTTCAATCTACTTCTGCTCCTGTAAATGAGCATTTAATGGAACTTTTAATTATGGTTGATGCTGTTAAACGTGCATCTGCTCGTACAGTAAACGTAGTAATGCCTTACTATGGCTATGCACGTCAAGACCGTAAAGCAAAAGCACGTGAGCCAATCACTGCTAAATTAGTTGCAAACTTACTTGAAACTGCTGGTGCTACACGTGTAATCGTATTAGATTTACACGCACCTCAAATTCAAGGTTTCTTCGATATTTTAATCGACCACTTAGTAGCAGTACCTTTACTTGCTGAACATTTCGGTTCAAAAGGTTTCAATGAAGACGAATTAGTAATTGTTTCTCCAGACCACGGTGGTGTAACGCGTGCTCGTAAAATGGCAGAGCGTTTAAAAGCACCGATTGCAATTATTGATAAACGCCGTCCAAAACCAAACGTAGCGGAAGTTATGAACATTGTCGGTAACGTAGATGGAAAAGTATGTATCTTAATCGATGATATTATCGATACAGCAGGTACAATTACGATCGGTGCAGAAGCATTAATTAAGAGCGGTGCAAAAGAAGTTTACGCTTGCTGTTCACACCCAGTATTATCTGGCCCAGCAATCGAGCGTATTGAAAATTCTTCGATTAAAGAATTAGTGGTAACAAACACAATTCAATTAAGCGAAGATAAGCTATCTCCAAAAATCAAGCAATTATCCGTTGCAAAATTAATGGCAGATGCAATCTCTCGTGTTTATGAAAATAAATCAGTAAGTACTTTATTTGATTAA
- a CDS encoding 50S ribosomal protein L25/general stress protein Ctc, which produces MTTVLKANKREAGKRSTLTQLRKGGQLAAVLYGYQTESTPISLDYQETAKAVQSQGYTSVFKIEIDGKQMNAVLTDIQRDAIKGHVKHVDFLAINMKEELEVDVPILLVGTSVGVKEGGVLTQPNHTVKVKVKPSEIPDNLEIDISGLAIGDTLSVGHVRDNYSQFTIVEEDAYTLATVTPPAPQVEEAEADNVTADDGEATQD; this is translated from the coding sequence ATGACAACAGTATTAAAAGCCAATAAGCGAGAAGCTGGGAAGCGTTCAACATTAACCCAATTACGAAAAGGTGGCCAGTTAGCTGCGGTGCTTTATGGTTATCAAACAGAATCAACGCCGATTTCATTGGATTATCAAGAAACGGCAAAGGCAGTACAGTCTCAGGGATATACGAGTGTATTTAAAATTGAGATTGACGGCAAACAGATGAATGCCGTTTTAACAGATATTCAGCGAGATGCGATTAAAGGTCATGTAAAGCATGTTGATTTCCTTGCCATTAACATGAAAGAAGAGCTAGAAGTGGACGTGCCAATTTTATTAGTCGGCACTTCAGTTGGTGTAAAAGAAGGTGGTGTCTTAACACAACCGAATCATACCGTGAAAGTAAAGGTAAAACCGAGTGAAATTCCAGACAATCTTGAAATCGATATTTCTGGACTAGCTATTGGTGATACATTATCGGTAGGACATGTCCGTGACAATTATAGCCAATTTACAATCGTTGAGGAAGATGCGTACACATTGGCAACAGTAACACCACCAGCACCACAAGTTGAAGAAGCAGAGGCTGACAATGTTACAGCAGATGATGGAGAAGCAACGCAAGACTAG
- a CDS encoding MFS transporter, which yields MKTYNEKMSIYHGMASAVAQNTSNSYVPIFAMTILGATNYQVGLISSLPPLVTLIMTLPAAILLNRAIEQKKLVAFSVVAARFIFLLIAFVSYVPGSFGSWLLLGLIATMSIPNTMATMGWQSFIGNLIEDHRRAQFFSDRNRLLTIVGLVVTLTIGVVMKDMTTNKLAYQILFMFTFLVGLVELYFIIKHDEPVRDIKEEKNRAMNWSIFKNNQYVLFLVIALVFNFGWQMAWGLFNIYNVRYAEATIFWISMFNVANMLAQIFSFGLWKKWSEKYGNMRVFVWVAFGMSTAPLSMVLSTNLYYLTAMSMLSGVFVSGTVLILFNLLLENSPQEVRTYCITSYNVLLAIIAFTSPQIGIWLLETYSMDVAMYLSTAVRFLAAVGFFVLYFVRKKRSAT from the coding sequence ATGAAAACATATAATGAAAAAATGAGTATTTATCACGGCATGGCTTCAGCTGTAGCACAAAATACTTCAAATAGCTATGTTCCGATTTTTGCGATGACGATTCTTGGCGCAACGAATTATCAAGTCGGACTCATTAGCTCATTACCACCACTTGTAACGCTTATTATGACGTTACCAGCAGCTATTTTATTAAACCGCGCGATCGAGCAAAAAAAATTAGTTGCCTTTTCAGTTGTTGCGGCACGCTTTATCTTTTTATTAATTGCCTTTGTAAGCTATGTGCCGGGGAGCTTTGGTTCGTGGCTATTATTAGGGCTAATCGCCACGATGAGTATCCCCAATACGATGGCTACTATGGGGTGGCAATCGTTTATTGGTAATTTAATAGAAGACCATCGCCGTGCGCAATTTTTTAGTGACCGCAATCGTTTACTAACAATTGTAGGACTTGTGGTGACATTAACCATTGGTGTCGTTATGAAAGATATGACGACGAATAAATTAGCCTATCAAATCTTATTTATGTTTACGTTTTTAGTTGGGCTCGTGGAATTATATTTCATTATCAAGCATGACGAGCCCGTACGCGATATAAAGGAAGAGAAAAACCGGGCAATGAATTGGTCCATTTTCAAAAATAATCAGTATGTCCTATTTTTAGTCATTGCGCTCGTTTTTAACTTTGGCTGGCAAATGGCATGGGGTCTTTTTAATATTTATAATGTGCGTTATGCGGAAGCAACAATTTTCTGGATTAGTATGTTTAATGTGGCAAATATGTTAGCGCAAATTTTTTCATTTGGCTTATGGAAAAAGTGGTCTGAAAAATACGGCAATATGCGTGTGTTTGTATGGGTGGCATTTGGGATGTCGACCGCGCCACTATCTATGGTGTTATCGACAAACTTGTATTATTTAACGGCAATGTCGATGTTGTCGGGCGTTTTCGTTTCGGGTACGGTGCTCATTTTATTTAATTTATTACTTGAAAATTCACCGCAAGAAGTACGTACATATTGTATTACATCTTACAATGTATTGTTGGCCATTATCGCCTTTACGTCTCCGCAAATCGGCATTTGGCTATTAGAAACATATTCGATGGATGTGGCAATGTATTTATCGACAGCCGTACGCTTTTTAGCAGCAGTAGGTTTCTTTGTTTTGTATTTCGTCCGAAAAAAACGCAGCGCTACCTAA
- the pth gene encoding aminoacyl-tRNA hydrolase — protein sequence MKLIIGLGNPGKPYEHTRHNIGFDVIDELANRWNAPLNQSKFNGMYASVHRPEGKVILLKPLTYMNLSGESVRPLMDYFDIDLEDIIVIYDDLDLETGKLRLRAKGSAGGHNGIKSLIQHLGTQEFNRIRVGVNRPPAGMKVADYVLSKFSKEDQPVVKEAIDKSCDAVEMALKKPFLEVMNQFNGA from the coding sequence GTGAAATTAATTATTGGTTTAGGGAATCCTGGCAAACCATATGAACATACACGCCATAACATTGGATTTGATGTCATTGATGAATTAGCAAATCGCTGGAATGCCCCATTAAATCAAAGTAAGTTTAATGGCATGTATGCAAGCGTGCATCGTCCTGAAGGCAAAGTCATTTTATTGAAGCCTTTAACATATATGAATTTATCGGGTGAAAGTGTGCGCCCGCTTATGGATTATTTTGATATTGACCTAGAAGATATCATTGTGATTTACGATGATTTAGATTTAGAAACAGGCAAATTACGCTTACGTGCAAAGGGAAGTGCAGGTGGCCATAACGGTATTAAATCACTGATTCAGCACTTAGGCACGCAAGAATTTAATCGGATTCGTGTGGGGGTCAATCGTCCACCAGCAGGTATGAAAGTGGCAGACTATGTGCTATCGAAGTTTTCAAAAGAAGATCAGCCAGTTGTGAAAGAAGCGATTGATAAAAGCTGTGACGCAGTTGAAATGGCATTAAAAAAGCCATTTTTAGAAGTAATGAATCAATTTAACGGCGCATAA
- a CDS encoding anti-sigma-F factor Fin: MPIRYRCRHCKVEMGSLPFDAEKTIHKLHLFEIGEMDDFVEKNEQGETIVHSICEHCEQSLRQFPDYYALKKWLQ; encoded by the coding sequence ATGCCGATTCGTTATCGCTGTCGACATTGTAAGGTAGAGATGGGAAGCTTACCATTTGATGCGGAAAAAACGATTCATAAGCTGCATTTATTTGAAATCGGTGAAATGGATGATTTCGTTGAAAAAAACGAGCAAGGTGAAACGATTGTCCACAGTATTTGTGAGCATTGTGAGCAGTCATTACGCCAGTTCCCAGATTATTATGCACTGAAAAAATGGTTACAGTAA
- the mfd gene encoding transcription-repair coupling factor: MSTIHQLFLQDKQIHNFLQQLQSGTANDSLITGLTGSARPALIHSIFEETNKSIYILSSNLLQGQKLVDDLSALVGEDMVHYYPAEEFIAANVTTSSPELRAQRIATLGRLINKERGIYIIPVAGMRKMLNAPKDWSGHELQTAVGQDIIVENWLHMLVEIGYTRSEMVTSPGEFALRGGILDVYPPYMDNPVRLELFDTEVDSIRTFSADDQRSIEKLQQLTILPATELFITNAQRVILAERLEASLATSLKKVRKKETQELLLEHIGQDIELLRHGQLPDHLAKYGSLLFEKPHFLGDYFAQDGIVLFDELGRIQEVMEAWEREEHEWFISLIEDGKMLHDVKPSFSLKEVLSMLQQPKLYFALFTRTFAGVTVKKTINFSCKPMQQFHGQMALLQNEIARWLQEKFVVLFTADSDERMKAIQNLMDDYHIQATIGFANAPGVYIVNAALSAGFELPQQRLAVVTDDELFKQQAKKKSRPQQMTNAERIKSYTEIKPGDYVVHVHHGIGKYIGIETLVVSNTHKDYLHVRYREDDKLYVPVDQIELIQRYVPSGEKEPKLHKLGGTEWKKTHTKVSKAVQDIADDLIKLYAKREAEKGFAFSPDSDEQRSFEAAFPYEETEDQLRTIVEVKKDMERERPMDRLVCGDVGYGKTEVAIRAAFKAILDGKQVAFLVPTTILAQQHYETIAKRFEDYAINVGLLSRFRSKKQQTETLKGLREGTVDIVIGTHRILSKDVAYHDLGLLIVDEEQRFGVTHKEKIKQLRTNVDVLTLTATPIPRTLHMSMVGVRDLSVIETPPQNRFPVQTYVMEHNGALVREAIEREMARGGQVFYLYNRVEDITRRVEEIQMLVPDARVAFAHGRMTEAKLESVILSFIDGEYDVLVTTTIIETGVDIPNVNTLIVHDADRMGLSQLYQLRGRVGRSNRIAYAYFMYERDKVLTEVAEQRLQAVKEFTELGSGFKIAMRDLSIRGAGNLLGAQQHGFIDSVGFDLYSQMLEEAVEERRTGVKKEEKPDIEVMMHIDAYIPDAYIPDGYQKIQMYKRIKAMERLEDYGEIIDEMQDRFGDLPVETERLMRIARMKVWAAQAGVLSIKEKQQVVSITLSEEGTQNADGAKIVEQSMSFGRAVGFGMEGIQLVITIDYQKCGNQLPFDVVEKMMEVIAGAKKES, from the coding sequence ATGAGTACGATTCACCAATTGTTTTTACAAGATAAGCAGATTCATAATTTTTTGCAACAACTACAGTCTGGAACGGCAAATGATAGTCTCATAACAGGGCTAACAGGCAGTGCGAGGCCAGCATTAATTCATTCTATATTTGAAGAAACGAATAAATCGATTTATATTTTGTCATCAAACTTATTGCAAGGTCAAAAGCTCGTCGATGATTTAAGTGCGCTCGTTGGGGAAGATATGGTTCATTACTATCCAGCAGAAGAGTTTATCGCAGCGAATGTGACAACTTCATCACCAGAATTACGTGCACAGCGTATTGCGACACTAGGGCGTTTAATAAATAAGGAACGCGGTATTTATATCATTCCTGTGGCTGGCATGCGCAAAATGCTGAACGCACCAAAGGATTGGTCTGGCCATGAATTACAAACAGCTGTAGGACAAGATATTATCGTAGAAAATTGGTTACATATGTTGGTCGAAATAGGCTACACCCGTAGTGAAATGGTCACATCACCAGGTGAGTTTGCATTGCGTGGAGGCATTTTAGACGTATACCCGCCTTATATGGATAATCCCGTACGTTTAGAGCTATTTGATACAGAGGTTGATTCAATTCGTACGTTTTCAGCAGACGATCAACGTTCCATTGAAAAATTACAACAGCTGACAATTTTACCGGCAACCGAGCTGTTCATCACAAATGCCCAGCGTGTTATTTTAGCAGAGCGTTTAGAGGCGTCCCTTGCGACAAGTTTGAAAAAGGTGCGCAAAAAAGAAACGCAAGAGCTACTACTAGAACATATTGGGCAGGATATAGAGCTATTGCGTCACGGGCAATTACCAGACCATCTTGCAAAATACGGTTCGTTATTATTTGAAAAACCTCACTTTTTAGGCGATTATTTTGCGCAGGATGGGATTGTATTATTTGATGAGCTTGGTCGCATTCAAGAAGTGATGGAGGCGTGGGAGCGCGAAGAACATGAGTGGTTTATTTCTTTGATTGAAGATGGCAAAATGCTACATGATGTCAAGCCGTCGTTTTCATTGAAAGAAGTGCTCTCCATGCTCCAGCAACCAAAGCTCTATTTTGCCTTATTTACACGGACATTTGCTGGTGTGACAGTGAAAAAGACCATCAATTTTTCATGTAAGCCAATGCAACAGTTCCATGGACAAATGGCGTTATTACAAAACGAGATTGCGCGATGGTTACAAGAGAAGTTTGTTGTGCTATTTACAGCGGATTCTGACGAGCGTATGAAGGCAATTCAAAATTTAATGGACGACTACCATATTCAAGCGACCATTGGTTTTGCTAATGCACCAGGAGTTTATATTGTCAATGCGGCATTGTCAGCCGGCTTTGAATTGCCACAGCAACGTCTAGCCGTTGTAACAGATGATGAATTATTCAAGCAGCAGGCGAAGAAAAAATCACGTCCACAGCAAATGACTAATGCAGAGCGTATTAAATCCTATACCGAAATCAAACCAGGTGATTATGTAGTGCATGTGCATCATGGGATAGGGAAATATATCGGGATAGAAACGCTCGTCGTGAGCAATACACATAAAGATTATTTACATGTACGGTACCGTGAAGATGATAAGCTATATGTGCCGGTTGATCAAATTGAGTTAATTCAACGCTATGTACCATCAGGTGAAAAAGAGCCAAAGCTACATAAGCTAGGTGGCACAGAGTGGAAAAAGACGCATACAAAGGTTTCAAAAGCTGTACAGGATATTGCGGATGATTTAATCAAGCTCTATGCCAAGCGCGAGGCAGAAAAGGGCTTTGCATTTTCACCGGATTCAGATGAGCAGCGCAGCTTTGAGGCAGCTTTCCCATATGAAGAAACCGAAGACCAATTACGTACAATCGTTGAAGTGAAAAAAGATATGGAACGCGAACGCCCGATGGATCGCCTTGTTTGTGGTGATGTTGGCTATGGTAAAACAGAAGTAGCGATTCGCGCGGCCTTTAAAGCGATTTTAGATGGCAAGCAAGTCGCCTTTTTGGTACCTACAACGATTTTAGCGCAGCAGCATTACGAAACGATTGCCAAGCGTTTTGAAGACTATGCGATCAATGTGGGGCTACTTAGTCGTTTCCGTTCGAAAAAGCAGCAGACAGAAACGTTAAAAGGTTTACGCGAAGGTACGGTGGATATCGTCATTGGTACGCACCGTATTTTATCAAAGGACGTCGCGTATCATGATTTAGGCTTACTCATTGTCGATGAAGAACAGCGCTTTGGTGTAACACATAAAGAAAAAATTAAGCAGCTACGTACGAATGTTGACGTATTAACGTTAACCGCAACACCAATTCCACGAACGCTGCATATGTCGATGGTCGGTGTGCGCGATTTATCGGTCATTGAAACACCACCACAAAACCGTTTCCCAGTACAAACGTATGTAATGGAGCATAATGGTGCGCTGGTGCGTGAAGCTATCGAGCGTGAAATGGCGCGTGGAGGGCAAGTGTTTTATTTATACAACCGCGTTGAGGATATTACACGTCGCGTCGAGGAAATTCAAATGCTTGTCCCAGATGCGCGTGTAGCGTTTGCACACGGTCGGATGACAGAGGCAAAACTAGAATCCGTTATTTTATCGTTTATCGATGGGGAATATGATGTATTGGTAACGACAACGATTATCGAAACCGGTGTCGATATTCCAAATGTAAATACATTGATTGTGCATGATGCAGATCGCATGGGCTTATCGCAGCTGTATCAATTGCGTGGGCGTGTGGGGCGTTCCAATCGTATTGCCTATGCGTACTTTATGTATGAGCGCGATAAGGTGCTAACAGAGGTCGCCGAGCAGCGTCTACAAGCGGTAAAGGAATTCACAGAGCTTGGTTCAGGCTTCAAAATTGCGATGCGTGATTTATCGATTCGTGGTGCCGGAAATTTACTAGGTGCACAGCAGCATGGATTTATCGATTCAGTCGGCTTCGATCTCTATTCGCAAATGCTTGAAGAGGCAGTTGAAGAGCGTCGCACAGGGGTGAAAAAAGAAGAGAAGCCAGATATCGAAGTAATGATGCATATAGATGCGTATATTCCAGATGCCTATATCCCAGATGGCTATCAAAAAATCCAGATGTATAAGCGCATTAAAGCGATGGAGCGTTTGGAGGATTACGGTGAAATTATCGATGAAATGCAGGACCGATTTGGTGATTTACCTGTTGAAACGGAGCGCTTGATGCGTATAGCCCGTATGAAGGTATGGGCAGCACAAGCAGGAGTTCTATCCATTAAAGAAAAACAGCAAGTGGTATCGATTACATTATCTGAAGAAGGAACGCAAAACGCTGACGGGGCGAAAATTGTTGAGCAGTCAATGAGCTTTGGACGCGCAGTGGGCTTTGGAATGGAAGGTATTCAGCTTGTAATTACCATCGATTATCAGAAATGTGGCAATCAATTACCGTTTGATGTGGTAGAAAAAATGATGGAAGTCATTGCAGGGGCAAAAAAGGAAAGCTAA
- the spoVT gene encoding stage V sporulation protein T: MKATGIVRRIDDLGRVVIPKEIRRTLRIREGDPLEIYTDREGEVILKKYSPINDLGEFAQQYVESLFEIIGTPACISDRDEMIAVAGVSKKDYLARRLTIFSEDSIKSRTTTVEKLEQSIELVTGQHEQVKSFCIVPIIAQGDSIGAVYLFSKVHFIGDVEQKAAEAAANFLAKQMEN; this comes from the coding sequence ATGAAAGCAACAGGAATAGTTCGTCGCATCGATGATTTAGGTCGTGTTGTCATCCCGAAAGAAATTCGTAGAACATTGCGTATTCGTGAAGGTGATCCGTTAGAAATTTATACTGACCGAGAAGGTGAGGTCATTTTAAAAAAATATTCACCCATTAATGATTTAGGTGAATTTGCTCAACAATATGTGGAAAGCCTATTTGAAATTATAGGTACGCCAGCATGTATTAGTGACCGTGATGAGATGATTGCCGTTGCAGGTGTCTCTAAAAAAGATTACTTAGCGAGACGGTTGACGATTTTTTCTGAAGATAGTATTAAAAGTCGTACAACAACCGTTGAAAAGCTAGAGCAATCCATTGAGCTTGTGACAGGGCAGCATGAGCAAGTAAAATCCTTCTGTATTGTGCCCATTATTGCGCAAGGTGATTCGATTGGAGCCGTTTACTTATTTTCAAAGGTGCATTTCATAGGAGATGTGGAACAGAAGGCCGCAGAAGCAGCAGCCAATTTTTTAGCAAAACAAATGGAAAACTAA
- a CDS encoding putative polysaccharide biosynthesis protein: protein MSSQNFGMKNYMKGALLLTMAALIVKILSAVYRVPFQNLVGDQGFYVYQQVYPFISFFVVWTSSGFAVAISKMLADIEARSGTAIEKRAVSRVIFIYLTVLSLLFFSLLFFGADTLAALMDDAELAGLLKIGAFITLCMPLVALLKGTFQASNDMRPVAYAQVFEQTIRVAIILFGTNVLLQFTTSVYNAGKMAVLGTVIGEVAGMILLLLFLKREQQPIVRIKVAVWPILKEVTLYSIAISMSALLLLCFQLVDSFTIFKMLVASGMEVVQAMEAKGIYDRGQPLVQLGIVIATSLSLAIVPLVAIKAKASNGRGAKPFIQLTYRSSLLFGVAAALGLLLVMPYVNMLLFTTDSYSNTLRLYVVQIIPLSIILTFTAVLQGYSKLKMPALFLLMSIVLKWVGNMLLIPTLGVLGAAIASTGGLIFAAVAFVLYMKKIAVSRLASAMYYRKLLVASSAMIVTVLCAVFLLDLVFTAPVMRRSVALIYSGVLVALGAFSFITVVAKMRVLTEKDWFLIPLGRRMAMYQLWLNRKK, encoded by the coding sequence ATGTCTTCGCAAAATTTTGGAATGAAAAATTATATGAAGGGTGCGCTATTACTGACAATGGCAGCACTGATTGTCAAAATATTAAGTGCGGTTTACCGAGTGCCTTTTCAAAATCTAGTAGGCGACCAAGGCTTTTATGTCTATCAACAAGTTTATCCATTTATTTCATTTTTTGTTGTTTGGACATCAAGCGGGTTTGCGGTAGCGATTTCCAAAATGCTAGCAGATATTGAAGCACGAAGCGGTACGGCCATAGAAAAGCGTGCTGTATCACGCGTTATTTTTATTTATTTAACCGTGCTCTCACTACTATTTTTTAGTTTGCTATTTTTTGGAGCGGATACATTGGCTGCTTTGATGGACGATGCCGAGTTAGCGGGATTACTGAAAATAGGCGCGTTCATTACATTGTGTATGCCGCTAGTCGCTTTATTAAAAGGGACCTTTCAAGCGAGTAATGATATGCGACCGGTTGCCTACGCACAAGTATTTGAACAAACGATTCGTGTGGCGATCATATTATTTGGAACGAATGTGCTGCTACAGTTTACTACTTCTGTGTATAATGCGGGGAAAATGGCGGTATTAGGAACGGTCATTGGTGAAGTAGCTGGAATGATTCTGTTATTATTATTTTTAAAACGGGAACAGCAGCCCATTGTGAGAATAAAAGTCGCGGTTTGGCCCATTTTAAAGGAGGTCACGCTCTATAGTATCGCGATTAGCATGAGTGCGTTATTACTATTATGTTTTCAACTGGTGGATTCTTTTACGATTTTTAAAATGCTTGTGGCATCTGGTATGGAAGTCGTTCAAGCAATGGAAGCAAAAGGAATTTATGACCGGGGGCAGCCGCTTGTGCAGCTTGGGATTGTCATTGCGACATCACTTTCCTTAGCGATTGTCCCGCTTGTTGCAATAAAAGCAAAGGCAAGCAATGGACGTGGGGCAAAACCGTTTATTCAATTGACCTATCGTAGCTCGCTATTATTTGGTGTAGCAGCAGCGTTAGGACTTCTACTGGTGATGCCCTATGTAAACATGCTTTTATTTACGACTGATAGCTATTCCAATACATTGCGCTTATATGTCGTGCAAATTATCCCGCTATCAATTATCTTAACGTTTACGGCGGTGTTGCAAGGCTATAGTAAATTAAAAATGCCTGCGCTCTTTTTGCTGATGAGCATTGTGTTAAAATGGGTCGGAAATATGTTACTTATCCCGACTTTAGGTGTGTTAGGTGCAGCAATCGCAAGTACAGGGGGCTTAATTTTCGCAGCAGTGGCATTCGTTCTTTATATGAAAAAAATAGCGGTAAGCCGTTTAGCATCGGCCATGTATTATCGAAAGCTACTTGTCGCAAGTAGTGCAATGATTGTGACCGTCTTGTGCGCGGTATTCCTTTTAGATTTGGTGTTTACAGCGCCTGTGATGCGTCGCTCGGTAGCGCTTATTTATAGTGGAGTTCTCGTAGCGCTCGGGGCATTTAGTTTTATTACAGTGGTAGCGAAAATGCGCGTGTTGACGGAAAAGGACTGGTTTTTAATTCCTTTAGGTCGTCGCATGGCGATGTATCAATTATGGTTAAATCGAAAGAAGTAG